From a region of the Acinetobacter calcoaceticus genome:
- a CDS encoding NMCC_0638 family (lipo)protein, whose translation MKFVGLKIFVCMLAIIFVSKSIYANEAVESLFSTKAFLNICVSSRGNPEIINKQAKNMGFTQMPDEYAAHFLKDDNGNAWMISSSEGKFVITQIDNGVCSLFINKGNSTEIQKSLESWLPPKSTGLTYKKEISKDKNLTTTNYIISKDGKALETWIYTSSSEKNASLVAVISHQMN comes from the coding sequence ATGAAATTTGTAGGATTAAAAATATTTGTGTGTATGCTAGCTATAATATTTGTTAGTAAATCTATCTATGCTAATGAAGCTGTAGAAAGTTTATTTAGCACAAAAGCTTTTTTAAATATTTGTGTTAGTTCTAGAGGAAATCCAGAAATAATAAATAAACAAGCAAAAAATATGGGTTTTACTCAAATGCCTGATGAATATGCTGCACATTTTTTAAAAGATGATAATGGGAACGCTTGGATGATAAGCTCTTCAGAAGGAAAGTTTGTTATTACTCAAATCGATAACGGCGTATGTTCATTATTTATAAATAAAGGAAACTCAACTGAAATTCAGAAGAGTTTAGAAAGTTGGTTGCCCCCAAAATCTACTGGTTTAACTTATAAAAAGGAAATATCTAAAGATAAAAATTTGACTACAACAAATTATATTATTTCTAAAGATGGAAAGGCTTTAGAGACATGGATATATACTAGTTCATCTGAAAAGAATGCTTCACTAGTTGCAGTTATTTCCCATCAAATGAATTAA
- a CDS encoding dihydrolipoyl dehydrogenase produces the protein MFDIIIIGAGTAGISAYKEAVKHTNNILIINDGPWDTTCARVGCMPSKILISTANRMFDIQNAQEVALDVSAKINTDQVMQHVQTLRDRFTQATLKDVEQWPTEHKISGKAHFIDAQTIEINGQQYQSKSFILAVGSTPNYDKAWKEELGNRLITTDQIFELKTLPKSIAVIGSGVIALEIAQAMHRLGVETTIFARSKRIGVLTSPKLQQLAQKELGKELKILFETLPSEAKCNSEGVILNYKFEEKEKTLKVEYVLAATGRSSLLDTLKLENIDDSFEDIKLLPINAKTKQLEQYPIFIVGDAYTSTPLQHEAAHEGKKAVHNCLNYPQVNPIKTLTSLGIVFSDPEMAIVGQSFKQLKDTGIDFITGEASYERQGRAIVLGKNKGGIEIYIERKSEKLLGAELFTEATEHMAHLLSWIIGEGLTLNDILEKPFYHPTLEEGLRTALKHARRQLK, from the coding sequence ATGTTCGATATTATTATCATTGGCGCAGGTACTGCTGGTATTAGCGCATATAAAGAAGCCGTTAAACATACCAATAATATTTTAATTATAAATGATGGCCCTTGGGATACCACTTGTGCTCGTGTAGGCTGTATGCCCAGTAAAATCCTCATCTCTACAGCAAATCGAATGTTTGACATTCAAAATGCTCAGGAGGTTGCTTTGGACGTATCTGCAAAAATTAATACTGATCAAGTGATGCAGCACGTACAAACATTGCGTGATCGTTTTACACAAGCAACTTTAAAAGATGTAGAACAATGGCCAACTGAACATAAAATTTCTGGTAAAGCACATTTTATTGATGCACAAACTATAGAAATTAATGGGCAACAGTACCAATCAAAAAGTTTTATTCTGGCAGTTGGTTCAACTCCTAATTACGATAAAGCTTGGAAAGAAGAACTTGGTAATCGGCTTATAACAACAGATCAAATATTCGAGTTAAAAACACTCCCTAAATCTATTGCTGTCATTGGTAGTGGTGTGATTGCCCTTGAGATTGCTCAAGCAATGCATCGTTTAGGTGTAGAAACTACAATTTTTGCTCGCAGTAAACGAATTGGAGTACTGACTAGCCCGAAACTTCAACAACTTGCGCAAAAAGAACTAGGGAAAGAGTTAAAAATTCTATTCGAGACTCTACCAAGTGAAGCTAAGTGTAATTCTGAGGGAGTTATATTAAATTATAAATTTGAAGAAAAAGAGAAAACTCTCAAAGTTGAATATGTTCTAGCTGCAACAGGCCGTTCAAGTTTACTTGATACTTTAAAACTAGAAAATATTGATGATTCTTTTGAAGATATTAAGTTGTTACCTATAAATGCAAAAACCAAGCAATTAGAACAATATCCAATTTTTATTGTCGGTGATGCTTATACTTCAACGCCATTACAACATGAAGCTGCACATGAGGGCAAAAAAGCTGTTCATAACTGTTTGAACTACCCACAAGTCAATCCAATTAAAACCCTTACCTCATTAGGAATTGTATTTAGTGATCCAGAAATGGCGATTGTTGGGCAAAGTTTTAAACAACTAAAAGATACTGGTATAGACTTTATTACAGGCGAAGCCTCTTATGAACGACAAGGCAGAGCTATCGTCCTTGGAAAAAATAAGGGTGGCATTGAGATTTATATCGAAAGAAAAAGCGAAAAACTTCTTGGTGCTGAGTTATTTACAGAAGCAACAGAGCATATGGCTCATCTGTTAAGCTGGATAATAGGTGAAGGTTTAACTTTAAATGATATTTTAGAGAAACCTTTCTATCACCCGACTCTAGAAGAAGGTCTTCGCACTGCTTTAAAACATGCTCGTAGACAGTTGAAATGA
- a CDS encoding lipoprotein, with amino-acid sequence MNKFIFALLSCLILTACSSMQVKPTVGVTMGTRI; translated from the coding sequence ATGAATAAATTTATATTCGCTCTTTTAAGTTGTTTAATTCTTACAGCGTGTTCTTCAATGCAAGTAAAACCTACCGTTGGAGTAACTATGGGTACACGAATTTAA
- a CDS encoding TIGR01244 family sulfur transferase, which produces MSENVGFAGQIGPEHVGQVVEKGFKSIINNRPDMEGGPEQPTSAQIEEAARQVGLDYVYQPVVAGQITELDVRTFANHYNELPKPVLMFCRTGNRSNNLYQLAKQMDLLDD; this is translated from the coding sequence ATGTCAGAGAATGTTGGTTTCGCAGGTCAAATCGGTCCAGAACATGTTGGCCAAGTTGTAGAAAAAGGATTTAAATCGATTATTAATAATCGACCAGATATGGAAGGCGGCCCAGAACAACCTACAAGTGCTCAAATTGAAGAAGCAGCACGCCAAGTAGGACTAGACTATGTTTATCAGCCTGTTGTAGCTGGGCAAATTACAGAACTCGATGTACGTACTTTCGCGAATCATTACAACGAGTTGCCAAAGCCTGTACTTATGTTTTGCCGCACAGGAAACCGTTCAAATAATCTATATCAATTAGCAAAACAAATGGATTTATTAGACGACTAA
- a CDS encoding alpha/beta hydrolase — protein sequence MHAYMVEPLYVPCGQETIAADFYIPKTNKKSAVIIMAHGFAALRQFKLVQYAQRFAQAGYAVILFDYRYWGGSTGKPREMVSINSQLEDWKTVIQYASTCKLVDNRRIVLWGTSLSGGYALSLASELKNIQAILVQIPYVDGAETAKLYPLQRYPQALKLSSQDYMGSKMGLNPKRLPVADQHNLCFMPTADSYYGYLSIVNPDYYWSGEVPARVFFNLMRYRPIQVVRQINIPVLFIAAQKDSLIPIESSREAATNIAPFVNYHEWDMKHFDIYHGSWFEKAVITQLEFLHQHIGVV from the coding sequence ATGCACGCTTATATGGTTGAGCCTTTATATGTTCCATGTGGTCAGGAAACGATCGCAGCTGATTTTTATATTCCAAAAACAAATAAGAAATCTGCCGTTATTATTATGGCCCATGGTTTTGCTGCGTTGCGTCAATTTAAATTAGTTCAATATGCACAGCGATTTGCACAGGCGGGTTACGCTGTAATTTTGTTTGATTATCGATATTGGGGAGGGAGCACTGGCAAGCCCAGAGAAATGGTCTCTATTAATTCGCAGTTAGAAGATTGGAAGACAGTTATTCAATATGCTTCGACTTGTAAACTTGTGGATAATCGAAGGATTGTGCTGTGGGGGACTTCTTTAAGTGGGGGGTATGCGCTAAGTCTGGCTTCTGAATTAAAGAATATTCAGGCGATTTTAGTACAAATTCCTTATGTGGATGGGGCTGAAACTGCCAAGCTCTATCCTTTGCAACGCTATCCTCAAGCATTGAAGTTATCGAGTCAGGACTATATGGGATCAAAAATGGGGCTTAATCCCAAAAGATTACCTGTCGCTGATCAACATAATTTGTGTTTTATGCCTACCGCAGATAGTTATTATGGTTATTTATCGATTGTAAATCCTGATTATTATTGGAGTGGGGAAGTCCCTGCACGTGTCTTTTTTAATCTGATGCGATACCGCCCAATTCAAGTTGTACGGCAGATTAATATTCCGGTTTTATTTATTGCAGCTCAAAAAGATTCCCTTATTCCTATTGAATCAAGTCGTGAAGCTGCGACAAATATTGCGCCTTTTGTGAATTATCATGAGTGGGATATGAAACATTTTGATATTTATCACGGTTCATGGTTTGAAAAAGCAGTGATAACCCAATTAGAATTTTTACATCAGCATATAGGAGTGGTGTAA
- the trxC gene encoding thioredoxin TrxC produces the protein MIIVCASCGAKNRVPEEKIPEQPSCGQCHQPLLPLAPIELNEQNFSNYITNSDLPIFIDLWAEWCGPCKMMAPHFAQVAKQNPGVIFAKINTEESPRLSQAFHVRSIPTLVLMNKTTEVARISGALRAPELQQWLDQQLQTNFGS, from the coding sequence ATGATTATTGTATGTGCATCGTGCGGTGCAAAAAATAGAGTTCCTGAAGAAAAAATTCCTGAGCAACCGAGCTGTGGGCAATGTCATCAGCCATTACTACCGCTTGCACCTATTGAATTAAATGAGCAAAATTTTAGTAACTACATCACGAATAGTGATTTACCTATTTTCATAGACTTATGGGCAGAATGGTGCGGACCTTGTAAAATGATGGCGCCACATTTTGCACAGGTTGCAAAACAGAATCCAGGCGTTATTTTTGCCAAGATTAATACCGAAGAATCTCCTCGCTTGAGCCAAGCTTTTCATGTGAGAAGTATTCCGACACTTGTCTTAATGAACAAAACGACAGAGGTTGCGCGTATTAGCGGCGCATTACGTGCGCCTGAATTGCAGCAGTGGCTTGATCAACAACTTCAAACGAATTTCGGGAGCTAA
- a CDS encoding acyl-CoA thioesterase has product MSEAYTKPEGVLSLQTIAMPADTNWSGDVFGGWIVSQMDLAGAIHAERFSRGRCATISINQMTFLVPVKVGFVISCYTKILKVGNTSIQMQIEVWDSHDDSREPIRITEGVFTFVAVDVKGNKRQIPEEARQKFLASCA; this is encoded by the coding sequence GTGTCAGAAGCTTATACCAAACCAGAAGGGGTTTTATCCTTACAAACGATTGCCATGCCAGCCGATACAAACTGGAGTGGTGATGTATTTGGTGGATGGATTGTGTCACAAATGGACTTGGCTGGAGCAATTCACGCAGAACGTTTCAGTCGTGGTCGTTGTGCTACGATTTCCATTAATCAAATGACCTTTTTGGTTCCGGTAAAGGTTGGCTTTGTCATTAGCTGCTATACCAAAATCTTAAAAGTTGGAAATACTTCTATTCAAATGCAAATTGAAGTTTGGGATAGTCATGATGACTCTCGTGAGCCAATACGCATTACTGAAGGAGTCTTTACCTTTGTAGCAGTTGATGTAAAAGGTAATAAGCGTCAAATACCTGAAGAAGCGAGACAAAAGTTTTTAGCATCTTGTGCATAA
- a CDS encoding DUF4442 domain-containing protein has product MSQSNRLSKLVKATSKFPKGIRSTLWSKAFGRIVPMVGTANIRYLEVDSNHVTVRLDNQKNMQNHIKGVHAAAMALLAETATGFLTGLHIPDNRILLIKSLHVDYLKVVEGGLTATATLSTEQQKFIADNEKGELVIPVTVIDDAGNEPIQCQMLWAWLPKRKK; this is encoded by the coding sequence ATGTCTCAATCCAATCGTCTATCAAAACTGGTAAAAGCGACTTCAAAATTCCCTAAAGGTATTCGGAGTACACTTTGGAGCAAGGCGTTTGGTCGTATCGTGCCAATGGTGGGTACAGCAAATATTCGCTATCTGGAAGTAGACTCAAACCACGTTACTGTCCGCTTAGATAACCAAAAAAATATGCAGAACCATATTAAAGGAGTCCATGCTGCTGCTATGGCTCTTTTAGCTGAAACTGCAACAGGTTTTCTAACGGGTTTACACATTCCTGATAACCGCATTTTATTAATCAAATCATTGCATGTAGATTATTTAAAAGTGGTTGAAGGCGGTTTGACTGCTACAGCAACGCTATCCACTGAACAGCAAAAGTTTATTGCGGATAATGAAAAAGGTGAACTTGTGATTCCGGTTACTGTCATTGATGATGCAGGCAATGAACCAATCCAGTGCCAAATGCTATGGGCATGGTTACCTAAACGTAAGAAATAA
- a CDS encoding YajQ family cyclic di-GMP-binding protein, whose amino-acid sequence MPSFDIVSELEIFEVNHAVQNTQKEIATRFDFRGHDVSVEINEKNKEIKISTESDFQCEQVYNMLENHFYKRKIDVQALDPQKAAASGKNFVQVIKLKDGLDSDTAKKINKAIKESGVKVQSSIQGDKIRVTDKKRDTLQQVMNFLREQQFGVPLQFNNFKD is encoded by the coding sequence ATGCCTTCTTTCGATATTGTCTCTGAATTAGAGATTTTTGAAGTTAATCATGCCGTACAGAACACACAAAAAGAGATTGCAACACGTTTTGACTTTCGTGGTCATGATGTTTCAGTCGAAATAAACGAAAAAAATAAAGAAATTAAAATCAGTACCGAAAGCGATTTCCAGTGTGAACAAGTTTACAACATGTTAGAAAATCATTTTTATAAACGTAAAATTGATGTACAAGCTCTAGACCCGCAAAAAGCTGCTGCTTCAGGCAAAAATTTTGTACAAGTAATTAAACTTAAAGACGGTCTTGACTCGGATACTGCAAAAAAAATTAATAAAGCCATTAAAGAAAGTGGCGTTAAAGTGCAATCTTCTATCCAAGGCGACAAAATTCGTGTAACGGATAAAAAGCGTGACACTTTACAACAAGTGATGAACTTTTTACGTGAACAACAATTTGGTGTGCCATTACAGTTTAATAACTTTAAAGATTAA
- a CDS encoding rhodanese-like domain-containing protein has protein sequence MIRKQEITTFEFPENAVIWDVRDTNAYAEGHVKGAVNRPINDLNADILNQVSAGQPIYILCGGGSKAPRAAETLEGFDASREYVVLMGGTRAARDAGLPLEQGA, from the coding sequence ATGATCCGTAAACAAGAAATTACAACATTTGAATTCCCAGAAAATGCTGTTATCTGGGATGTCCGTGATACAAATGCTTATGCAGAAGGGCATGTTAAAGGTGCGGTAAATCGCCCGATTAATGATTTGAATGCTGATATTTTGAACCAGGTCTCTGCGGGTCAGCCGATTTATATTTTATGTGGTGGTGGTAGCAAAGCTCCTCGTGCAGCTGAGACACTAGAAGGATTCGATGCCTCGCGTGAATATGTCGTGCTGATGGGGGGGACACGTGCAGCTCGTGATGCCGGCTTGCCTCTAGAGCAGGGCGCATAA
- the mnmC gene encoding FAD-dependent 5-carboxymethylaminomethyl-2-thiouridine(34) oxidoreductase MnmC, with amino-acid sequence MNVSNRIQTAELEWELIDGIEVPISKQFGDVYFSKDNGLLETRHVFLNGNDLSERLANLKDFEYFSVGETGFGTGLNILALWQLWQQVRPDNQSHLHAISVEKFPLSKADLIRALNVWNELKPLADQLIEQYPLPIAGCHRLTFPEERFSIDLWLGDAQDIFPSMAKTKAVNAWFLDGFAPSCNPDMWEQNVLNHIVRLSDYGSTFSSFSVAGVLKRGLKAHGISISRPRGFRHKREMLKAIWNPPQSDDESSPLGLVHSLSKGQQHIAIIGAGIAGLTTAWAFAARGHKVTLYEQTEALSGASGNPLALLNPKLCPIEQSHEHLMTLSWQHALNFYKNFQAFRPLKIQQIALKNADELLDLVNQYPAQVVTHSTNSLETVYSSVLLTEAGSVSPHQLRDEILQHPLIDLKIANITALVSFENKVQLQTSNEVIAEADHVVVCCARQSTTFFESYPQLKPIRGQVSWVDNTFAPLPLQEAYSYGGYCMQLNASQMILGASFYPNREDQEVLADDHMHNFELIHSVFPEYAQQLPPTTTWQGRASIRAQSLDYFPLVGKMQANSRIATFAGLGSKGFLFAPLCSEILIAQMLEEACPVPDRLLQKLNPQRFQKKVKPKKPYFKTQ; translated from the coding sequence ATGAACGTATCAAACCGTATACAAACAGCAGAACTGGAATGGGAATTAATCGATGGTATCGAGGTTCCCATTTCCAAACAATTTGGTGATGTCTATTTCTCTAAAGATAATGGCCTACTTGAAACACGGCATGTTTTTTTAAATGGTAACGACTTATCAGAACGCTTAGCCAATCTAAAAGATTTTGAATATTTCAGTGTAGGAGAAACTGGTTTTGGTACGGGTTTAAACATTCTTGCACTCTGGCAACTTTGGCAACAAGTCCGTCCAGACAATCAAAGCCATTTACATGCCATTAGTGTTGAAAAATTTCCGCTAAGTAAAGCTGACCTCATTCGTGCTTTAAATGTCTGGAATGAACTTAAACCACTTGCAGACCAGTTAATTGAACAATATCCACTACCGATTGCTGGGTGTCATCGTTTAACTTTCCCTGAAGAGCGTTTTAGCATTGACTTATGGCTAGGGGATGCACAAGATATTTTCCCAAGCATGGCTAAAACTAAAGCAGTGAATGCTTGGTTTTTAGATGGCTTTGCACCTTCTTGCAATCCAGACATGTGGGAACAAAACGTTTTAAACCATATCGTCCGTCTTTCTGACTATGGCAGTACATTTTCCTCTTTTAGTGTCGCGGGTGTTTTAAAACGTGGGCTAAAAGCACACGGCATTAGTATTTCACGTCCACGTGGTTTTCGGCATAAACGGGAAATGCTCAAAGCAATCTGGAATCCACCTCAATCTGATGATGAGTCCTCTCCATTAGGCTTAGTTCACTCATTAAGTAAGGGACAACAGCATATTGCGATTATTGGGGCTGGTATAGCAGGTTTAACTACAGCGTGGGCATTTGCAGCACGTGGGCATAAAGTCACCCTATATGAGCAAACAGAAGCATTATCTGGCGCTTCTGGAAACCCTTTAGCATTACTTAATCCAAAACTATGTCCAATTGAACAAAGCCATGAACATCTCATGACCTTAAGTTGGCAACATGCCTTGAATTTTTATAAAAATTTTCAAGCATTTCGCCCACTAAAAATACAACAAATCGCCTTGAAAAATGCAGATGAGCTTCTGGATCTTGTAAATCAATATCCAGCTCAGGTTGTTACTCACTCAACGAACTCACTTGAAACTGTATATTCAAGTGTTTTACTTACCGAAGCGGGTTCTGTTTCACCACATCAATTACGTGATGAAATTTTGCAACATCCCTTAATTGATCTAAAAATTGCCAATATCACAGCACTGGTTTCTTTTGAAAATAAAGTTCAATTGCAGACTAGCAATGAAGTTATTGCAGAGGCAGACCATGTGGTTGTGTGCTGTGCGCGTCAAAGCACGACTTTTTTTGAAAGCTATCCACAGTTAAAACCAATACGTGGGCAAGTAAGCTGGGTTGATAATACTTTTGCTCCGCTGCCTTTACAGGAAGCTTATAGCTATGGCGGCTACTGTATGCAACTTAATGCTTCACAGATGATTTTAGGTGCGTCTTTTTATCCAAATCGAGAGGATCAAGAAGTACTTGCCGACGACCATATGCATAACTTTGAATTAATCCACAGCGTATTTCCTGAATATGCACAACAATTGCCTCCTACGACTACTTGGCAAGGCCGAGCATCTATCCGCGCACAAAGCTTAGATTATTTTCCTCTCGTTGGAAAAATGCAGGCGAATAGCCGAATTGCTACTTTTGCTGGTCTTGGTTCTAAGGGCTTCTTATTTGCTCCGCTATGCAGTGAGATCTTAATTGCCCAGATGTTAGAAGAAGCTTGTCCAGTACCGGACCGCTTATTACAAAAATTGAATCCGCAACGATTCCAAAAAAAAGTAAAACCTAAAAAGCCTTATTTCAAAACACAGTAG
- a CDS encoding YciI family protein — MPFFVLSCTDNEGTLEKRLAVRSQHIERLQKLDDEGRLVTAGAMPKDPNDPQAGFYGSTMIVEFDSREALDEWLKEEPFLKEGIYAHIDVKPFNKAFPKG; from the coding sequence ATGCCTTTTTTTGTTCTAAGCTGTACCGATAACGAAGGAACTCTAGAGAAGCGCTTAGCAGTACGCTCTCAGCATATCGAACGTTTGCAAAAACTTGATGATGAAGGCCGCCTTGTTACAGCGGGAGCTATGCCAAAAGACCCTAATGATCCTCAAGCAGGTTTTTATGGCAGCACCATGATTGTTGAATTCGACAGTCGCGAAGCATTAGATGAATGGTTAAAAGAAGAACCATTTCTCAAAGAAGGCATTTATGCCCATATTGATGTAAAACCGTTTAATAAAGCATTTCCAAAAGGGTAA
- a CDS encoding septation protein IspZ, giving the protein MKALLDFVPLIIFFYLYKTVDPTDTQHPLLKLIGSAGGVDNNNILVATTGLIISMLVVYGALFVFQKFRLDKQQWFVLFMTVIFGGITLMLSDDFYIRLKAAILNLVFAGAFLVSPWFGKDRKPLIRRLFDPILDLSEKAWKNLNFAWAAMFVVMSCLHVFFAFLFHGGKYWGEFTAFGDMIVMFSFIIIQFIILRKHFKSPDA; this is encoded by the coding sequence ATGAAAGCACTTCTGGACTTTGTTCCATTAATTATTTTCTTCTATTTATATAAAACAGTTGATCCAACTGACACACAGCATCCTTTACTTAAACTGATCGGGTCTGCTGGCGGTGTCGATAATAATAATATTCTTGTAGCAACTACTGGCTTAATTATTTCAATGCTTGTGGTATATGGTGCCCTATTTGTTTTCCAAAAATTCCGTCTAGATAAACAACAGTGGTTTGTACTGTTTATGACTGTCATTTTTGGTGGCATCACCCTGATGTTAAGTGATGATTTCTATATTCGTCTGAAAGCTGCAATTTTAAATTTGGTTTTCGCAGGCGCATTCTTGGTTTCACCTTGGTTTGGTAAAGACCGTAAGCCACTCATACGACGTTTATTTGATCCTATTTTAGACTTAAGTGAAAAAGCTTGGAAAAATCTAAACTTCGCTTGGGCAGCCATGTTTGTAGTAATGTCTTGTTTGCATGTGTTCTTTGCATTTTTATTTCACGGCGGAAAATATTGGGGTGAATTCACTGCATTTGGTGACATGATTGTGATGTTTTCATTTATCATTATTCAGTTCATTATTTTACGTAAACATTTTAAGTCACCAGACGCTTAA
- a CDS encoding PHP domain-containing protein, with translation MQGIDLHTHSNISDGTLSPELLVQAAIDVNLHTLALTDHDTMDGLQRARIAAQGHDLKIISGTEISSQWSRPTTKKSYGVHIVALNMQDEAPILEALEQQKRVRAQRAKVICDLLEKCIGFQIYEDVLVTVEDQADRITRTHIAKTLVEKKVVTRPQQAFDRFLKEGRRAFVKFEGLGLKETIDMIHESKGLAVLAHPTRYDLSATNVRYLIELFATSGGDAIELPPPMETLSTRQMVDRMIEQYQLAVSIGSDFHGENMPWIKLGNTPKPAANQQGIWERFL, from the coding sequence ATGCAAGGCATAGATTTACATACACATAGCAATATTTCTGATGGAACTTTGTCTCCGGAATTACTGGTGCAAGCTGCTATAGATGTGAATTTGCATACTTTGGCTTTAACTGACCACGATACAATGGATGGGTTGCAGCGAGCTAGAATTGCTGCACAAGGTCATGATTTAAAGATCATTTCTGGTACAGAGATTTCAAGTCAGTGGTCACGTCCAACAACCAAAAAGAGTTATGGTGTACATATTGTTGCTTTAAACATGCAAGATGAAGCGCCAATTTTAGAAGCATTAGAACAACAAAAAAGAGTACGAGCGCAAAGAGCTAAAGTAATTTGTGATTTATTAGAAAAATGTATTGGTTTTCAGATTTATGAGGATGTTCTTGTCACAGTAGAAGATCAGGCAGATCGGATCACCAGAACGCATATTGCTAAAACATTGGTCGAAAAGAAAGTTGTAACTCGTCCTCAACAAGCATTTGATCGTTTCTTAAAAGAGGGAAGACGTGCTTTTGTAAAATTTGAAGGATTAGGGTTAAAAGAAACAATTGACATGATTCACGAAAGTAAAGGGTTGGCAGTTTTAGCACATCCGACTCGTTATGATTTATCTGCAACTAACGTTCGATATTTAATTGAATTGTTCGCAACTTCAGGTGGAGACGCAATTGAGCTACCTCCACCGATGGAAACTTTATCTACTCGCCAGATGGTTGATCGGATGATTGAGCAATATCAGTTAGCCGTATCGATTGGCAGTGATTTTCATGGTGAAAATATGCCATGGATTAAACTGGGAAATACACCTAAACCCGCTGCTAATCAGCAAGGCATTTGGGAACGTTTCCTCTAA
- a CDS encoding bestrophin family protein, translating into MIVRDQPSIFKVLFSWRGTILPKILPSLGFVMLISALIGGVEYINLYRFPEIPLVGFTLIGVVLSIFLGFKNTACYDRWWEARKLWGVLIATSRHFDRDCRILTQARRERVIQHVIVFANVLRDRLRRQTANPTELIQTSGMSQQALTQLYQQNNAPQYTLSLIHWELLQALKEGEISDIIYAQMNKNVADLSVVQTGCDRIANTPIPFAYSVLLNRTVYFFCFMLPFSLGSLLGLATPLLVGILAYTFLGLDALSSEIEEPFGTQSNDLPLDAMVRSIEIELLGTLGKPTPPPIQAQDNNLL; encoded by the coding sequence ATGATTGTTCGTGATCAACCTAGTATTTTCAAAGTTTTATTCTCTTGGCGAGGGACGATTTTACCCAAAATTCTCCCTTCCTTAGGGTTTGTTATGTTGATCTCTGCACTCATTGGTGGCGTGGAATATATCAATCTGTATCGCTTTCCAGAGATTCCTTTGGTTGGCTTTACTCTCATTGGCGTCGTGCTTTCTATCTTCTTAGGATTTAAAAATACTGCGTGTTATGACCGTTGGTGGGAAGCCCGAAAATTATGGGGCGTTTTAATTGCAACTTCACGCCATTTTGACCGTGACTGCCGGATTTTGACTCAAGCCCGTCGAGAGCGTGTCATTCAACATGTGATTGTTTTTGCTAACGTGTTACGTGATCGTTTACGTCGTCAGACAGCGAACCCAACTGAGCTCATACAAACCAGTGGTATGAGCCAGCAAGCACTCACCCAGCTCTATCAGCAAAATAATGCCCCTCAATACACCTTAAGCCTCATTCACTGGGAATTATTGCAAGCGCTTAAAGAAGGTGAAATCTCTGACATCATCTATGCACAGATGAATAAAAATGTTGCAGATTTAAGTGTTGTGCAAACTGGCTGTGACCGAATCGCCAATACCCCCATTCCATTTGCCTATTCAGTTTTGCTCAATCGCACTGTCTATTTTTTCTGTTTTATGTTGCCATTTAGTCTTGGTTCATTGCTTGGTTTAGCAACACCTTTACTGGTTGGGATTTTGGCATATACATTCTTAGGACTTGATGCACTAAGCTCAGAAATTGAAGAGCCGTTCGGTACTCAAAGTAATGATTTACCTTTAGATGCCATGGTACGTAGTATCGAAATTGAACTTTTAGGAACGCTAGGAAAACCTACCCCGCCACCCATTCAGGCTCAAGATAATAACTTACTGTAA